A genomic segment from Saccharomyces eubayanus strain FM1318 chromosome IX, whole genome shotgun sequence encodes:
- the SGN1 gene encoding Sgn1p, which yields MSQEEKVTSNTTSRAETSNNKKSNKQELEVDELVGKLSIEGAPQVSQKLSKEEKHAYQLEADSRSIFVGNITLDVTPEQIEELFQDCGVIKRITLLYDRNTGAPKGYGYIEFESPAYREKALQLNGAELKGKKIAVSRKRTNIPGFNRNYNTQNQYFQQWQWNYPLMAYPNPDTFPYYPQYPPNQSPNQNFGYNKNGYYRGPYTNKNRNHQKKNTSSAKDSYKISRPSSQKSVIIPMDNSKNISRDEVPE from the coding sequence ATGTcccaagaagaaaaagtcaCTTCCAACACAACCTCAAGGGCTGAGACGTcgaacaataaaaaaagcaacaaaCAAGAACTTGAGGTAGATGAGCTCGTAGGGAAACTGTCTATTGAAGGTGCCCCCCAGGTCTCACAAAAGTTaagcaaagaagagaaacaCGCTTATCAACTTGAAGCTGATTCCCGTTCCATCTTCGTAGGCAACATTACGCTAGATGTTACCCCGgaacaaattgaagagCTCTTCCAAGATTGTGGTGTAATAAAAAGGATAACACTACTTTACGATAGGAATACGGGTGCACCAAAAGGTTACGGATATATTGAGTTCGAAAGTCCAGCATATCGAGAAAAGGCTCTCCAGTTAAATGGAGCAGAACTAAAGggtaaaaaaattgctgtatccagaaaaagaactaaCATTCCAGGATTTAATAGGAACTACAACACACAAAACCAATACTTTCAACAATGGCAATGGAACTATCCTTTAATGGCCTATCCGAATCCCGACACATTCCCTTATTATCCACAGTATCCTCCAAACCAATCTCCTAATCAGAATTTTGGATATAATAAGAATGGATATTATAGAGGCCCATATACcaataaaaacagaaatcatcaaaaaaagaataccaGTAGTGCAAAAGATTCTTATAAGATTAGCAGACCTTCTTCCCAAAAATCCGTCATTATTCCAATGGATAATAGTAAAAATATCTCCCGGGATGAAGTTCCAGAATGA